A DNA window from Massilia putida contains the following coding sequences:
- a CDS encoding phasin family protein, giving the protein MYPFPQTIAPAVKTHIDAQTAFLNDMSKSLFNSFQQMCDLNIQLVQTMLEETTLASKHVLSADRQSELLSAATARTQPATEKLRAYQQHIARLAADAQVDLSRVTEQHVQNTTRTARALADEVARDATEQTERGLRAQQETVRQFSDPFIRPGNGAAQPQGTSGQHMPAGAQPPAGQQQGGQQRSATTH; this is encoded by the coding sequence ATGTATCCATTTCCACAGACGATCGCCCCGGCGGTGAAAACCCATATCGATGCCCAGACCGCGTTCCTGAACGACATGTCGAAGTCGCTGTTCAACTCGTTCCAGCAGATGTGCGACCTGAACATCCAACTGGTCCAGACGATGCTGGAAGAAACGACGCTGGCCAGCAAACACGTGCTGAGTGCGGATCGCCAGTCCGAGCTGTTGAGCGCCGCCACGGCGCGCACGCAGCCGGCGACGGAAAAGCTGCGCGCCTACCAGCAGCACATCGCGCGCCTGGCGGCCGATGCGCAGGTCGATCTGTCCCGCGTGACGGAACAGCATGTGCAGAATACGACCCGTACCGCCCGTGCCCTGGCCGACGAGGTGGCCCGCGACGCCACCGAGCAGACCGAGCGCGGCCTGCGCGCCCAGCAGGAAACCGTGCGCCAGTTCAGCGATCCGTTCATCCGGCCGGGCAATGGCGCCGCCCAGCCGCAAGGCACGTCCGGGCAACACATGCCGGCGGGCGCCCAGCCGCCGGCCGGCCAGCAGCAGGGCGGTCAACAGCGTTCGGCCACCACGCATTGA